One genomic segment of Pedobacter endophyticus includes these proteins:
- a CDS encoding M20 metallopeptidase family protein — protein MIKNKIQELAASIYEEVVGFRHHIHANPELSFKEFETSLFIKDKLTKWGIEFTSCANTGVVGLIKGNKPSDKVIALRADMDALPIHEANDKPYASKKPGVMHACGHDVHTSSLLGTAYILNQMKDDFAGTVKLIFQPAEELLPGGASIMIKEGVLENPKPDYIVGQHVMPLIETGKVGFRSGIYMASTDELYVTVTGKGGHGAQPHQNVDPVLIASHIIVALQQIVSRNADPRLPSVLSFGKVTANGATNIIPNEVKIEGTFRTLDEDWRAEAHKRMKKMAEGMAESMGGSCDFDIHKGYPFLINEEKLTANARSFAEDFLGKENVVDLDIWMAAEDFSFYSQVTDACFYRLGTGNAAKDTQYSVHTPRFDVDEDALKISTGLMAFIALKQLGN, from the coding sequence ATGATCAAAAATAAAATTCAAGAATTAGCCGCCTCTATTTACGAAGAAGTTGTCGGCTTTCGCCATCATATACACGCCAACCCAGAGTTGTCATTTAAGGAATTTGAGACATCGTTGTTTATCAAGGACAAGCTTACCAAATGGGGAATTGAATTTACCAGTTGCGCCAACACAGGCGTTGTAGGCTTAATTAAAGGCAATAAACCGTCAGACAAAGTGATCGCTTTGCGTGCTGATATGGATGCTTTGCCGATACACGAAGCAAACGACAAACCGTACGCCTCGAAAAAACCTGGTGTAATGCATGCCTGTGGACACGATGTACATACTTCATCGCTGTTGGGAACGGCTTATATTTTAAACCAAATGAAAGATGACTTTGCTGGCACCGTAAAGTTGATTTTTCAACCGGCCGAGGAGCTCCTTCCGGGTGGCGCAAGCATTATGATCAAAGAAGGTGTGCTCGAAAATCCGAAACCCGATTACATTGTAGGCCAGCATGTAATGCCTTTAATCGAAACCGGTAAAGTTGGCTTTCGTTCAGGTATTTATATGGCATCAACAGATGAACTTTATGTTACCGTAACCGGAAAAGGCGGTCATGGTGCCCAGCCGCATCAAAACGTCGATCCCGTATTAATTGCATCACACATCATTGTCGCGTTGCAACAAATCGTTTCGCGTAATGCCGACCCCCGTTTACCGTCGGTACTATCTTTTGGAAAAGTAACCGCAAATGGTGCAACAAACATTATTCCGAACGAAGTTAAAATTGAGGGCACTTTCAGAACCTTGGACGAGGATTGGAGAGCGGAGGCACATAAAAGGATGAAAAAAATGGCTGAAGGCATGGCTGAAAGTATGGGCGGAAGCTGTGATTTCGACATCCATAAAGGCTACCCTTTTTTAATCAACGAAGAAAAGCTTACCGCCAATGCCAGATCATTTGCCGAAGACTTCTTGGGTAAAGAAAACGTCGTCGACCTTGACATTTGGATGGCCGCAGAAGATTTTTCTTTCTATTCGCAAGTAACTGATGCCTGTTTCTACCGTTTGGGGACGGGTAATGCAGCCAAAGACACCCAATATTCGGTACATACGCCGAGATTTGATGTGGACGAGGATGCATTGAAGATATCGACCGGATTGATGGCTTTTATTGCATTGAAGCAATTGGGGAACTAA
- a CDS encoding SPOR domain-containing protein codes for MKITLTFIFSLFLFTTSFAQRGKVTVIKDPLIDSLIAKRAEVYRNTGEISVGKPIVSSYGYRVQIFYGSDRREVFNQQAHFKSLYPKLNTYIIYKEPNYYVRVGDFRTRLEAQRLMSEIRPTFPTLFIFREKINAPTLDTTTTDDQK; via the coding sequence ATGAAAATAACACTTACTTTTATATTCAGCTTATTTTTGTTTACCACATCTTTTGCACAAAGAGGAAAAGTAACCGTTATAAAAGATCCTTTAATTGATAGTTTAATAGCTAAACGTGCCGAGGTGTACAGAAATACAGGCGAAATTAGCGTGGGCAAACCGATTGTTTCTTCATATGGTTATCGTGTCCAGATTTTTTATGGGTCCGATCGGCGAGAGGTTTTCAACCAGCAAGCGCATTTTAAAAGCCTCTATCCCAAATTAAATACCTATATTATTTACAAAGAGCCGAACTATTACGTTCGCGTTGGCGATTTTAGAACCCGATTGGAAGCACAGCGCTTAATGAGCGAAATCAGGCCAACTTTTCCCACCCTTTTTATTTTTAGGGAAAAAATAAATGCACCAACTTTAGATACCACAACAACTGATGATCAAAAATAA
- a CDS encoding preprotein translocase subunit SecA, with protein MLGFLAKIFGSKSERDIKTIQPMVIKINEEYAKLASISNDELRAKTIEFKDRISSFLTDIDGRISALKTEAESDELDLHQKTAIYDQVDALGKDRDAELEKVLLEILPEAFAVVKETSRRLSENDYLEVTATQFDKDYAARKSNVKIVGDKAQWANRWDAAGTEVVWNMVHYDVQLIGGIVLHSGKIAEMATGEGKTLVSTLPAYLNALAGQGVHIVTVNDYLARRDSEWNGPLFEFHCLSVDCIDKHEPNSEERRRAYAADITYGTNNEFGFDYLRDNMSQTPDQLVQRKLHFAMVDEVDSVLIDDARTPLIISGPIPHGDQHEFYELKPRIECLVNAQKAYVSSALNEAKKLINAGNTGTEEGEGGLALLRAYRGLPKNKALIKFLSETGVRGLLLKTENHYMADQSKNMPKVDSELFFYIDEKNNQVELTEKGIELITQSGEDPHFFVLPDVGTEIAELEKSSLPLDEKVVQKDALMRDYSVKAERIHSVNQLLKAYTLFENDVEYIVDEGKIKIVDEQTGRIMDGRRYSDGLHQAIEAKENVKVEDATQTYATVTLQNYFRMYHKLCGMTGTATTEAGEFWSIYKLDVVEIPTNRVISRQDHQDYVYRTVREKYNAVASEIQFLVFPYSHYETEYELDKDGNVKQKDGKPVVRYDATGRAVPKLDSKGALIPALNPETGQVQPRAGRPVLVGTTSVEISELLSRMLKLRGIKHNVLNAKMHQKEADIVAEAGQAGTVTIATNMAGRGTDIKLGAGVKEAGGLAIVGTERHESRRVDRQLRGRAGRQGDPGSSQFFVSLEDNLMRLFGSERISSVMVRMGIEEGEVIQHSMITKSIERAQKKVEENNFGIRKRLLEYDDVMNSQRTVIYAKRKNALFGERLDVDMNNMVFDVAEDIVTEYKEEANYDGFKLEVIKNFSLDTQITEKEFASTNITTLTEKLFEEAEAFYTRKSEAIIQQSLPVLTQVYEERGQHIEQIVVPFTDGIRGIQVAVDLKKAIENKGKEVVRAFEKTIVLALIDDSWKEHLREMDDLKQSVQNAVYEQKDPLVIYKMEAFSLFKNMLNAVNKEVVSFLYKGGIPVQQEADDVRAAPAPVKQPKLQTTKQEFGHEEPGMEFSDTREPVPQQPIRKEATVGRNEPCPCGSGKKFKNCHGAHI; from the coding sequence ATGTTAGGATTTTTAGCGAAGATTTTCGGAAGTAAATCAGAAAGAGATATAAAAACCATCCAGCCGATGGTTATCAAAATAAATGAAGAGTACGCAAAGTTGGCATCGATAAGCAATGATGAACTGCGTGCTAAAACAATAGAATTTAAAGATAGGATTTCGAGTTTTTTAACAGATATCGATGGCAGGATTTCGGCTTTAAAAACCGAGGCCGAGAGCGATGAGTTAGATCTGCACCAAAAAACAGCAATTTACGATCAGGTTGATGCTTTAGGTAAAGATCGCGATGCGGAATTAGAGAAAGTGCTTTTGGAAATTCTTCCGGAGGCTTTTGCAGTAGTTAAGGAAACTTCACGTCGTTTAAGCGAAAACGATTATTTGGAAGTTACCGCTACACAATTTGATAAAGACTATGCTGCCCGCAAAAGCAATGTAAAAATTGTTGGCGATAAGGCACAATGGGCCAACAGATGGGATGCCGCCGGAACAGAAGTGGTGTGGAACATGGTGCATTACGATGTACAGTTAATTGGTGGTATTGTATTGCACAGCGGTAAAATTGCCGAAATGGCCACAGGTGAGGGTAAAACATTGGTGAGTACATTACCGGCTTATTTAAATGCACTTGCAGGCCAGGGCGTACACATTGTTACGGTGAACGATTACCTTGCCCGCAGGGATAGTGAGTGGAACGGACCCTTATTCGAGTTTCATTGTTTAAGTGTAGATTGTATTGATAAGCACGAGCCAAATTCGGAAGAGAGAAGAAGAGCCTACGCGGCAGATATCACCTACGGAACCAATAATGAATTCGGTTTCGATTACCTGCGTGACAATATGTCGCAGACCCCAGACCAACTGGTACAACGCAAGTTGCATTTTGCCATGGTCGATGAGGTCGATTCAGTATTAATTGATGATGCACGTACACCATTAATTATTTCTGGACCGATTCCGCATGGCGATCAGCACGAATTTTATGAGCTAAAGCCGCGTATTGAGTGCCTGGTAAATGCGCAAAAAGCATACGTTTCTTCGGCTTTAAACGAAGCGAAAAAATTGATTAATGCAGGCAACACCGGAACCGAAGAAGGCGAGGGTGGTTTGGCCTTATTGCGTGCTTATCGTGGCTTGCCAAAAAACAAAGCCTTAATCAAGTTCTTGAGCGAAACCGGCGTGCGTGGTCTGTTGTTAAAAACAGAGAATCATTACATGGCCGATCAGTCTAAGAACATGCCGAAGGTAGATTCTGAACTCTTCTTTTACATCGACGAAAAAAATAATCAGGTAGAATTAACCGAAAAAGGTATTGAGTTGATTACCCAATCCGGAGAAGATCCTCACTTTTTTGTACTGCCCGATGTTGGTACCGAGATTGCGGAATTAGAGAAATCGAGCTTGCCGCTGGATGAAAAAGTGGTTCAAAAAGATGCTTTAATGCGTGATTATTCAGTTAAGGCAGAGCGCATTCACTCAGTTAACCAATTATTAAAAGCCTATACTTTGTTCGAAAACGATGTAGAATATATTGTTGATGAAGGCAAAATCAAAATTGTTGATGAACAAACAGGCCGGATCATGGATGGCCGCCGTTACTCAGATGGCTTGCACCAGGCAATTGAGGCAAAAGAAAACGTTAAGGTTGAAGATGCTACCCAAACGTATGCAACAGTAACCTTGCAAAACTATTTCCGTATGTACCACAAGCTTTGCGGTATGACGGGTACTGCAACAACAGAAGCAGGTGAGTTTTGGTCGATTTATAAATTAGATGTTGTTGAGATTCCGACAAATAGGGTCATTTCGCGACAAGATCATCAAGATTACGTTTACCGTACCGTTCGCGAAAAGTATAACGCCGTGGCATCCGAAATTCAGTTCCTGGTTTTCCCATATTCACATTACGAAACCGAATACGAGCTTGATAAGGATGGTAATGTTAAACAAAAAGATGGAAAGCCAGTAGTTAGATATGATGCAACGGGCAGGGCAGTACCTAAATTAGATAGCAAGGGCGCATTAATCCCTGCCCTAAATCCCGAAACTGGTCAGGTACAGCCAAGGGCTGGTCGTCCGGTGTTGGTAGGTACCACCTCAGTAGAAATTTCAGAGTTGTTAAGCCGTATGCTTAAGCTCCGTGGAATTAAACACAACGTATTAAACGCGAAGATGCACCAGAAAGAGGCCGATATTGTGGCCGAAGCTGGTCAGGCAGGTACCGTAACTATCGCCACCAACATGGCCGGTCGTGGTACCGATATTAAGTTGGGTGCAGGCGTTAAAGAAGCCGGTGGTTTGGCTATTGTAGGTACCGAGCGTCACGAATCACGTCGTGTAGACAGGCAGTTGCGCGGTCGTGCCGGTCGTCAGGGCGATCCCGGTTCATCTCAATTCTTCGTTTCGCTTGAAGATAACTTAATGCGTTTATTTGGCTCAGAGCGTATCTCGAGCGTTATGGTGCGTATGGGTATTGAAGAAGGTGAAGTAATCCAGCACTCAATGATTACAAAATCTATCGAGCGTGCCCAAAAGAAAGTAGAAGAAAACAACTTTGGTATTCGTAAACGCTTGTTGGAGTACGATGATGTGATGAACTCCCAACGTACCGTAATCTACGCTAAGCGTAAAAATGCTTTATTCGGCGAGCGTTTGGATGTTGATATGAACAACATGGTTTTTGATGTTGCAGAAGACATTGTAACTGAATACAAAGAAGAAGCAAATTACGACGGCTTTAAGTTAGAAGTAATCAAAAACTTTTCTTTAGATACACAAATTACCGAAAAGGAATTCGCTTCGACGAATATTACCACGCTGACCGAAAAGTTGTTTGAGGAAGCAGAAGCATTTTATACGCGTAAATCAGAAGCCATTATTCAACAATCGTTGCCGGTTTTAACACAGGTTTACGAAGAACGCGGACAACATATTGAACAAATTGTGGTTCCGTTTACCGATGGCATTCGCGGAATACAAGTAGCTGTTGATTTGAAAAAGGCAATTGAGAACAAGGGCAAAGAAGTTGTTCGTGCATTCGAAAAAACAATTGTACTCGCTTTAATTGACGACAGCTGGAAAGAGCACTTACGCGAAATGGACGATTTAAAACAATCGGTTCAAAACGCGGTTTACGAACAAAAAGACCCATTGGTAATTTATAAAATGGAAGCTTTTAGCTTATTCAAAAACATGCTAAATGCCGTAAATAAAGAAGTGGTGAGTTTCTTGTACAAAGGAGGCATTCCCGTACAGCAAGAAGCTGATGATGTGAGAGCAGCACCGGCACCAGTTAAACAGCCTAAATTGCAGACCACAAAGCAAGAATTTGGGCATGAAGAACCAGGTATGGAGTTTAGCGACACGAGAGAGCCTGTTCCGCAACAACCAATTCGCAAAGAAGCAACCGTAGGGCGTAACGAGCCTTGCCCTTGCGGAAGTGGCAAAAAGTTTAAAAACTGCCACGGCGCTCATATCTAA
- a CDS encoding pirin family protein → MISTSGKVFSADQRGLTETSVLKRFSTFNFEKFNSEHTFPFGNLFICNDEFIVGGKLAFFLSTEDSYQLFFPITGGLNIVQGNKECAVDTGQAQVLNLGKGEVLEISNRNLTETTNYLQIGIRTDMFLLRASEMLFNFDFDANQNKLIEIISHPKLPFKVSAGIFAERNQEIYRLQSKERNFFCFVIAGTLEIEGRLMHERDALALWDLEEVKLEALSNNASVLILEF, encoded by the coding sequence ATGATAAGTACATCCGGGAAAGTATTTTCGGCCGATCAGCGTGGCCTAACCGAAACGTCTGTTTTAAAGCGATTCAGTACATTTAACTTCGAAAAGTTCAACAGCGAGCATACATTTCCTTTTGGCAATTTGTTTATTTGCAACGATGAGTTTATAGTGGGCGGAAAGCTTGCCTTTTTCCTTTCGACAGAAGATTCTTACCAGCTGTTTTTCCCAATTACCGGCGGTTTAAATATTGTTCAGGGTAATAAGGAATGTGCTGTTGATACAGGCCAGGCGCAAGTGCTCAATCTTGGCAAAGGCGAGGTATTGGAAATCAGCAACCGAAATTTGACGGAGACAACAAACTACCTGCAAATTGGTATTAGAACGGATATGTTCCTGCTTCGTGCCAGCGAAATGTTGTTCAATTTTGATTTCGATGCAAACCAGAACAAACTAATTGAGATTATTTCGCACCCGAAATTACCGTTTAAAGTGAGTGCAGGTATCTTTGCCGAAAGAAACCAAGAAATTTACAGGCTACAAAGCAAAGAGCGCAATTTTTTCTGCTTTGTTATTGCAGGCACGTTGGAAATTGAAGGCAGATTGATGCACGAAAGAGACGCTTTGGCGCTTTGGGATTTAGAAGAAGTAAAACTAGAAGCGTTAAGCAATAATGCAAGCGTGTTGATTTTGGAATTTTAA
- a CDS encoding Smr/MutS family protein yields MKFKLGDFVRFVDEKREGYVTKIIDTQTLGVTDEDGFEIPVAISNLTSVHGHGAAAEEVTAPKPIEVNIPLVSKIENGIYIAAATDNKVGNVVHFHLYNQSPNVLLVGLTTERKEKYAGTFHGVVEAYQSSLVYSASLADLDIWPQFTFQIIIFSKADVKPVDPLVIKKKFRAKDFSTEQKELPQLNNKGWLIRLDDLAPITIDAQKLKESFFKSADEKRTVAIPAKEIDLHIEKLRDDHHFLEPDEILQIQLNYFQNALDAAIVHHFDKMTFIHGTGNGTLRNKIHKLISKNPHIKTYMDAMKEKFGYGATEVVFK; encoded by the coding sequence ATGAAATTTAAACTAGGAGATTTTGTTCGTTTTGTTGATGAAAAACGTGAAGGTTATGTAACGAAAATTATCGATACACAAACTTTGGGTGTTACCGATGAAGACGGTTTTGAGATACCTGTAGCGATCAGCAATTTAACATCAGTTCATGGCCATGGTGCGGCTGCCGAAGAGGTTACGGCACCAAAGCCGATTGAAGTGAATATTCCGTTAGTAAGCAAGATTGAAAACGGAATTTATATAGCTGCGGCCACCGATAACAAAGTTGGGAATGTGGTTCATTTTCATTTGTATAATCAATCGCCAAACGTGCTGTTGGTAGGTTTAACAACCGAGCGGAAAGAGAAATACGCAGGAACATTTCATGGTGTGGTTGAAGCTTATCAATCAAGCTTGGTTTATTCTGCATCGTTAGCTGATCTTGATATTTGGCCCCAATTTACCTTTCAGATCATTATTTTTAGCAAGGCTGATGTAAAACCTGTTGATCCGTTGGTTATTAAGAAGAAGTTTAGAGCCAAGGATTTTTCTACCGAACAAAAAGAATTGCCGCAATTGAATAATAAGGGATGGCTAATTCGCCTCGACGATCTTGCGCCGATAACAATCGATGCGCAGAAACTGAAAGAAAGCTTTTTTAAATCTGCCGACGAAAAAAGAACGGTAGCTATTCCGGCAAAAGAAATTGATCTTCATATCGAAAAGCTTAGAGACGATCATCACTTTTTAGAACCAGATGAAATTCTGCAAATTCAGTTGAACTACTTTCAAAACGCCCTCGATGCAGCCATTGTTCATCATTTCGATAAAATGACGTTTATACATGGCACGGGAAATGGAACATTGAGAAACAAAATTCACAAACTGATTAGCAAAAACCCACATATTAAAACCTACATGGATGCCATGAAAGAAAAGTTTGGCTACGGAGCAACCGAAGTGGTTTTTAAGTAA
- the rsgA gene encoding ribosome small subunit-dependent GTPase A, whose protein sequence is MQGLVIKSTGSWYSVLANNGERYDCRIVGKFRIKGIKTTNPIAVGDNVKFDLERDSNQGIINELLPRKNYIIRKSINLSKQAQILATNLDMAILLVTLASPRTSLGFIDRFLVTAEAYDVPAVLVFNKLDLFSKEGLEILEEFKDIYQKIGYPCYQVSALKGINIPVIQELITDKITLISGHSGVGKSSLINALLPDRDLRTGEVSDWSDKGQHTTTFAEMFELPQGGFIVDTPGIRELGIIDIEKEELGHFFPEIFKTSHNCRFNNCRHVNEPGCAVLEAVNDGDIAVSRYESYLSIYHGNDTRH, encoded by the coding sequence ATGCAGGGCTTAGTTATAAAATCTACGGGAAGTTGGTACAGCGTTCTGGCCAATAATGGCGAACGTTACGACTGCCGTATTGTGGGTAAATTTAGAATTAAAGGGATTAAGACAACCAACCCAATTGCAGTGGGTGACAACGTTAAATTCGACCTTGAAAGAGATAGTAACCAGGGGATTATTAATGAGTTATTGCCGCGGAAAAATTATATTATTCGCAAGTCAATTAACCTGAGCAAGCAGGCGCAGATTCTTGCTACAAACTTGGATATGGCTATTTTGCTGGTTACGCTGGCATCGCCGCGAACTTCGCTTGGCTTTATCGATCGTTTTTTAGTTACGGCTGAGGCCTATGATGTTCCTGCAGTTCTGGTATTTAATAAACTTGATTTGTTTAGTAAAGAGGGGCTTGAGATTTTAGAGGAGTTTAAGGATATCTACCAAAAAATTGGTTATCCGTGTTACCAGGTTTCGGCGTTAAAGGGCATCAACATTCCAGTTATTCAAGAGCTGATTACGGATAAGATTACCCTGATTTCGGGTCATTCGGGCGTAGGAAAATCGAGCCTGATTAATGCTTTGTTGCCCGACAGAGATTTGCGCACCGGAGAAGTTTCCGATTGGAGTGATAAAGGTCAGCATACAACCACTTTTGCCGAGATGTTCGAACTGCCCCAGGGCGGTTTCATTGTAGATACGCCCGGAATAAGGGAATTGGGCATCATCGACATCGAAAAAGAAGAGCTTGGGCACTTTTTCCCCGAGATTTTTAAAACTTCGCACAATTGCCGTTTTAATAATTGCCGTCACGTAAACGAACCCGGATGTGCCGTTTTGGAGGCAGTTAACGATGGCGACATCGCCGTGTCTCGATATGAAAGCTATTTGAGCATTTACCACGGTAACGATACCCGGCATTAA
- a CDS encoding GyrI-like domain-containing protein encodes MENFKIIGISVETTNQNQQAATDLGKLWQQFYTDEISSQIANKESEDVYVIYTDYESDYTGKYTAIIGHRVSSLANVPAGFVGREIKNDRLLRYTAKGKIPESVVETWEEIWANNVALYRTYDADFEVYGEKSQLGENSEVEIYIGLRK; translated from the coding sequence ATGGAAAACTTCAAGATTATCGGCATCTCTGTCGAAACGACCAATCAAAACCAGCAGGCAGCTACCGATCTGGGCAAGCTTTGGCAGCAATTTTATACCGATGAAATCTCAAGCCAAATCGCCAATAAAGAAAGCGAGGATGTGTATGTGATCTACACAGATTATGAGAGCGACTACACAGGCAAGTACACGGCCATTATTGGGCATCGTGTAAGCTCGTTAGCTAATGTTCCGGCTGGTTTTGTGGGTAGAGAAATTAAAAATGACAGACTTTTAAGATATACCGCTAAAGGCAAGATACCCGAATCGGTTGTAGAAACCTGGGAAGAGATTTGGGCGAACAACGTGGCGCTTTACCGCACTTACGATGCTGATTTTGAAGTTTATGGTGAGAAATCGCAATTAGGAGAAAATTCGGAAGTAGAAATTTATATTGGTTTAAGGAAATAA
- a CDS encoding TonB-dependent receptor plug domain-containing protein: MRCYVTVPEHQPLWVVVFKKQGYILKQSSAQLINPNTIENLNVLKNAASTALYGSRAAYGVVIVTIKKAASRKEYKRLKPYLERKRYFLKPI, from the coding sequence ATGAGGTGTTATGTAACGGTACCAGAACACCAGCCGCTCTGGGTTGTTGTATTTAAGAAACAAGGTTACATCCTAAAGCAATCGTCGGCACAACTAATCAACCCGAATACAATTGAGAACCTTAACGTTTTGAAAAATGCTGCTTCAACTGCACTATATGGCAGCCGGGCGGCCTACGGAGTTGTTATAGTAACGATCAAGAAAGCGGCATCCCGAAAAGAATACAAACGCCTGAAGCCCTATCTGGAGCGAAAACGTTATTTCCTTAAACCAATATAA